In the genome of Candidatus Reidiella endopervernicosa, one region contains:
- a CDS encoding chorismate--pyruvate lyase family protein has protein sequence MKLSIEPRWLRQRQLLHNRVPSDVWRWLIDPASLTQRLRRACGGSFRVRVVEHGYLGPEQCELDLLSLRPGNRALIREVQLLCDDEPWVFARSVIPVATLSGPQRRLAHLGNRPLGAVLFSDRSMQRSEVEIAQIVPGHRLFAHATHGLEQQPEDIWGRRSLFRVGGKPLLVSEIFLPAIHAIAAPSGRCGR, from the coding sequence GTGAAACTCTCAATTGAACCGCGCTGGCTGCGGCAGCGCCAACTACTGCACAATCGGGTGCCGTCCGATGTGTGGCGTTGGTTGATCGATCCCGCCTCGCTGACCCAGCGCCTGCGCCGTGCATGTGGCGGTTCTTTTCGCGTACGGGTGGTCGAGCACGGCTATCTAGGTCCCGAACAGTGTGAGCTCGATCTGCTCTCACTGCGTCCGGGAAACCGTGCCTTGATCCGCGAGGTGCAGCTGCTATGTGATGATGAGCCGTGGGTCTTTGCGCGCAGCGTTATTCCGGTGGCGACCCTGAGTGGTCCGCAGCGACGACTCGCCCATCTCGGTAATCGCCCGTTGGGGGCGGTGCTCTTTTCAGATCGCTCGATGCAGCGCAGTGAGGTGGAGATCGCACAGATTGTGCCAGGGCATCGACTCTTTGCTCATGCTACTCATGGGCTCGAGCAGCAGCCTGAGGATATCTGGGGTCGTCGATCGTTATTTCGTGTCGGTGGCAAACCGCTGTTGGTGAGTGAGATTTTTCTGCCAGCGATCCATGCGATAGCTGCTCCATCAGGGCGCTGTGGTCGTTAG
- the bioH gene encoding pimeloyl-ACP methyl ester esterase BioH, whose protein sequence is MAELSIKTMGAGRALVMLHGWGMHGGIWGSITTRLAQQFQLHIVDLPGHGRSSLEGEFTLDRVVERLAASLPEEAIWLGWSLGGRIAMAAAVAGVPISRLILVGANPCFTKREGWSHGMDDELLGQFAEQLRDDCRATLLRFLVLQSRGSEQGREEMRTLRGELFSRGEPTPAALAGGLEVLRHADLRADLSRINQPTLVIQGENDTLAPLGAGEYTCSEIPTAQLSVIAGAGHAPFLSHPDAFIAAIKEFLSD, encoded by the coding sequence GTGGCTGAACTCTCTATCAAGACGATGGGTGCTGGAAGGGCGTTGGTGATGCTGCACGGCTGGGGTATGCACGGCGGTATCTGGGGCTCGATTACCACACGATTGGCGCAGCAGTTCCAGCTCCATATCGTCGATCTTCCGGGGCATGGTCGAAGTAGCCTTGAAGGTGAGTTCACCCTGGATCGAGTTGTTGAGCGTCTTGCTGCGAGCCTGCCTGAGGAGGCGATCTGGCTCGGCTGGTCTCTAGGCGGTCGCATAGCGATGGCTGCGGCTGTTGCAGGTGTCCCGATCTCCAGGCTGATACTGGTGGGTGCCAATCCCTGTTTCACCAAACGAGAAGGGTGGTCGCACGGCATGGATGATGAGCTGCTGGGGCAATTTGCTGAGCAGTTGCGGGATGATTGCCGGGCTACCCTGCTCCGTTTTCTGGTGCTGCAGTCACGTGGCTCCGAGCAGGGGCGTGAGGAGATGCGTACGTTGCGCGGTGAACTCTTCAGTCGTGGTGAGCCGACCCCTGCGGCATTGGCGGGAGGATTGGAGGTCCTACGTCACGCCGATTTGAGAGCAGATCTCTCCAGGATCAACCAGCCGACTCTAGTGATTCAGGGGGAAAACGATACACTGGCCCCGCTCGGAGCGGGTGAATACACATGCTCTGAGATTCCCACTGCACAGCTATCGGTCATTGCGGGTGCCGGGCATGCGCCCTTTCTTTCTCATCCTGATGCATTTATAGCGGCAATTAAGGAGTTCTTGAGTGACTAA
- the bioB gene encoding biotin synthase BioB has translation MSVSQLGAVRNDWSLSEIEALFAHPFNDLLFEAQQIHRQHFDPNAVQVSTLLSIKTGACPEDCAYCPQSAHHNADLERERLMELEQVLEAAQTAKQKGATRFCMGAAWRSPHERDFVHVLDMISGVKELGMETCVTLGMLSEEQTTRLKTAGLDYYNHNLDTSPEFYGEIISTRTYEDRLETLSHVRDAGMKVCAGGIIGMGEGAKDRASLLQQLANLPQHPESVPINQLVQVAGTPLDGVDKLDPFDFVRTIAVARILMPASHVRLSAGRNEMSDELQALCFMAGANSIFYGEKLLTTDNPESDHDHQLFERLGIRAEDRDVEARPVNAAESDDAGLWGRACSTRG, from the coding sequence ATGAGTGTTTCACAGTTGGGAGCGGTGCGTAATGACTGGTCGCTGAGCGAGATTGAAGCGCTCTTTGCGCACCCCTTCAATGATCTTCTTTTTGAAGCGCAGCAGATTCATCGCCAGCACTTTGATCCCAATGCGGTCCAGGTAAGTACCCTGCTTAGTATCAAAACGGGTGCCTGCCCAGAGGATTGTGCCTATTGCCCACAGAGTGCGCATCATAACGCCGATCTCGAACGCGAGAGGCTGATGGAGCTGGAGCAGGTGTTGGAAGCGGCACAGACGGCAAAGCAGAAGGGGGCGACACGCTTCTGCATGGGCGCGGCCTGGCGTTCGCCACATGAACGCGACTTTGTGCATGTGCTTGATATGATATCGGGTGTAAAAGAGCTCGGTATGGAGACCTGTGTAACGCTCGGTATGTTGAGTGAGGAGCAGACGACACGGCTCAAAACAGCGGGACTCGACTACTACAACCACAATCTCGATACCTCCCCTGAGTTTTATGGTGAGATTATCTCAACGCGCACCTACGAGGATCGTCTCGAGACCTTGAGTCATGTGCGTGATGCGGGAATGAAGGTCTGTGCGGGTGGCATTATTGGAATGGGTGAGGGTGCCAAGGATCGCGCCTCACTATTGCAGCAGTTGGCAAATCTTCCACAGCATCCTGAAAGTGTGCCGATTAATCAGTTGGTACAGGTGGCGGGGACGCCACTTGATGGTGTCGATAAGCTCGATCCCTTCGATTTCGTTCGTACCATCGCGGTTGCACGCATTCTGATGCCAGCGTCGCATGTACGCCTCTCGGCGGGACGCAATGAGATGAGTGATGAACTGCAGGCGCTCTGTTTTATGGCGGGCGCCAACTCGATCTTCTACGGCGAGAAGCTGCTGACAACCGATAATCCTGAGAGCGATCACGATCATCAGCTCTTCGAGCGATTGGGCATCCGTGCTGAAGATCGTGATGTTGAGGCGCGTCCAGTCAATGCTGCAGAGAGTGATGATGCGGGTCTCTGGGGTCGCGCCTGCTCTACACGCGGCTAG
- the bioC gene encoding malonyl-ACP O-methyltransferase BioC, producing the protein MTKLLDDKQIDKQQLRSAFNRSAERYDEVAVLQREVASRMLERLELVKIEPKTILDLGTGTGQCVQWLMKRYRKAKVIGLDLAEAMLPRVRAHGSLLRKPGLVCGDIERLPLADKSVDLIVSSLALQWMNSIDEAFAEIARVLRPGGLLMFTTLGPDTLKELRLSWEAVDNGSSHVNRFLDMHDVGDALMQAGFDGPVVDIEHMVVTYDKVSGLMSDLKTLGAHNVTSGRSRGMTGKERLKMMCEAYEQFRDSSGKLPATYEVVYGHAWAAEAVPEGGSVVQIPIDQIKR; encoded by the coding sequence GTGACTAAGTTGCTGGATGATAAGCAGATCGATAAACAGCAGCTCCGCTCCGCCTTTAACCGCTCTGCAGAGCGATATGATGAGGTGGCAGTTCTACAACGTGAGGTCGCCTCGCGCATGCTTGAGCGCCTTGAGCTGGTAAAGATCGAACCCAAGACGATTCTCGATCTGGGTACGGGAACGGGTCAGTGTGTGCAGTGGTTGATGAAGCGCTATCGCAAGGCGAAGGTGATCGGCCTCGATCTGGCTGAGGCGATGTTGCCGCGAGTTCGTGCGCATGGCTCACTGTTGAGAAAGCCGGGGCTTGTCTGTGGTGATATCGAGAGGCTGCCACTGGCCGATAAAAGCGTCGACCTGATTGTCTCCAGTCTGGCGCTGCAGTGGATGAACAGTATCGATGAGGCCTTTGCTGAGATTGCTCGAGTGCTCAGGCCTGGGGGGCTGTTGATGTTTACCACCTTGGGTCCCGACACGCTCAAGGAGCTGCGCCTCAGCTGGGAGGCGGTTGATAACGGCAGCAGTCATGTGAACCGGTTTCTCGATATGCACGATGTCGGTGATGCGCTGATGCAGGCCGGTTTTGACGGGCCGGTGGTCGATATCGAACACATGGTTGTTACCTACGATAAGGTGAGTGGCCTGATGTCTGATCTAAAGACGCTCGGCGCTCACAACGTCACCTCGGGGCGCTCCAGAGGCATGACCGGCAAAGAGCGTCTGAAGATGATGTGTGAGGCCTATGAGCAATTTCGCGATAGCAGTGGCAAGCTCCCAGCGACATACGAGGTGGTCTATGGCCACGCCTGGGCGGCTGAGGCTGTTCCAGAGGGTGGGAGCGTGGTGCAGATCCCAATAGATCAGATAAAGCGTTAA
- a CDS encoding sulfite exporter TauE/SafE family protein, with protein MLIETLTTAQLLFAAAILFTAYLVRGISGFGSALVAVPPLALILPLQIVVPMVVLLDNLCSLAHSIRNLHHIQWRELLPLLPFTLIGIVTALFLLKSLDQALLKNILAVFIIGYAIYTLLPLPEPKGPRLWAVPMGLLAGLVGTMFGTGGPFTVVYLRLRQLNKVAFRGTVAMIFLLDGGARLVGFTLSGFYTLDTLYLIAASLPLIATGLYIGGHIHTNLTPQTFVRIISAILLISGISLLIK; from the coding sequence ATGCTGATCGAGACTCTTACCACAGCGCAGCTACTCTTTGCTGCCGCAATTCTATTTACTGCCTATCTGGTACGCGGTATCTCAGGCTTCGGCTCGGCACTGGTCGCGGTACCACCGCTGGCGCTGATTCTACCGCTGCAGATCGTCGTACCGATGGTGGTACTGCTCGACAACCTCTGTTCCCTCGCTCACTCCATCCGCAATCTGCACCATATTCAGTGGCGCGAACTGCTGCCGCTGCTTCCCTTCACCCTGATCGGCATCGTCACCGCACTATTTCTGCTCAAGAGCCTCGACCAGGCGCTACTGAAGAACATCCTGGCGGTCTTTATCATCGGCTACGCCATCTACACCCTGCTGCCACTCCCCGAGCCGAAGGGGCCACGACTCTGGGCTGTACCGATGGGACTGCTGGCGGGACTGGTCGGCACAATGTTCGGAACTGGCGGCCCCTTCACCGTGGTCTATCTGCGGCTACGCCAACTGAACAAGGTCGCATTCCGAGGCACCGTGGCGATGATCTTTCTGCTCGATGGCGGTGCGCGGCTGGTCGGCTTTACCCTCTCAGGTTTCTATACGCTCGACACCCTCTACCTGATCGCCGCCTCACTACCGTTAATAGCAACCGGGCTCTATATCGGCGGTCATATCCACACCAATCTGACGCCACAGACCTTTGTGCGCATCATTAGTGCCATTCTCTTAATCAGCGGCATCTCACTGTTGATTAAGTGA
- the ubiA gene encoding 4-hydroxybenzoate octaprenyltransferase, whose product MEYERFEQVPSRGAQLKERTQQYALLMRLDRPIGILLLLWPTLWALWIAAEGMPRIGVLLVFVLGVVLMRSAGCVINDYADRAIDPHVSRTRERPIASGRVEPNEALKLFAALCVAAFMLVLFMNSLTIMLSFVGVALAAIYPFTKRHTYLPQVFLGAAFGWAVPMAFAAQLGEVPQAAWLIFIATVLWATAYDTIYAMVDRDDDIKIGVKSTAILFGELDRVIIGVIQALLLLTLLVVGVQLKLGGFFYLGLLVATGLAVQQQRLIKNRDRDLCFKAFLDNNWFGMAIFVGLLLEYGI is encoded by the coding sequence TTGGAGTATGAGCGTTTTGAGCAGGTGCCGTCACGCGGTGCTCAGTTAAAGGAGAGGACGCAACAATATGCACTGTTGATGCGGCTCGATCGGCCGATCGGTATTCTGCTATTGCTCTGGCCGACACTCTGGGCGCTCTGGATTGCAGCGGAAGGCATGCCACGTATTGGTGTGCTGCTGGTCTTTGTTCTGGGTGTGGTTTTAATGCGCTCGGCGGGCTGTGTCATCAATGACTATGCCGACCGTGCGATCGATCCCCATGTCTCCCGCACCCGTGAACGCCCGATCGCGTCTGGCCGTGTCGAGCCCAACGAGGCATTGAAGTTGTTTGCCGCGCTCTGCGTTGCTGCTTTCATGTTGGTGCTGTTTATGAACAGCCTGACCATCATGCTCTCTTTCGTTGGTGTAGCGCTTGCGGCGATCTATCCCTTTACTAAACGTCACACCTATCTGCCTCAGGTTTTCCTCGGTGCTGCCTTTGGCTGGGCGGTACCGATGGCCTTCGCCGCTCAGCTGGGTGAGGTGCCTCAGGCGGCGTGGTTAATCTTCATCGCCACGGTTTTGTGGGCGACCGCTTACGATACGATCTACGCAATGGTTGATCGGGATGACGACATCAAGATCGGTGTGAAGTCGACGGCGATACTCTTTGGTGAACTTGACCGGGTGATTATCGGAGTTATCCAGGCGCTACTCCTGTTGACGCTGCTGGTGGTCGGTGTACAGCTCAAGTTGGGTGGTTTCTTCTATCTGGGCTTGCTGGTTGCGACTGGGCTGGCTGTTCAGCAGCAGCGATTGATTAAAAACCGTGATCGCGATCTCTGCTTCAAGGCGTTTCTCGATAACAACTGGTTCGGAATGGCGATCTTTGTCGGATTGCTGCTTGAATACGGCATCTGA
- the bioD gene encoding dethiobiotin synthase: MSGYFVTGTDTEVGKSLVATALVHAFAENGGLIGVMKPVAAGAIETAEGLRNGDAIALQNAASISLPYELINPYLYNDSIAPHIAANQSGRTIELAQLVDAYLQVSDRADRVVVEGAGGWLLPIDDELTLADFVVALQLPVVVVVGLRLGCLNHALLTIESIQQRGLTVAGWVANSLMPQMEVEQQNIDTLVQRISAPLLGRVPFNPDHTLESVAACLDLSLLPV; encoded by the coding sequence ATGTCCGGCTATTTCGTGACGGGTACCGATACCGAGGTTGGCAAGAGTTTAGTTGCGACCGCACTGGTACACGCCTTTGCCGAAAATGGCGGCTTGATTGGTGTGATGAAACCCGTCGCTGCGGGTGCGATTGAGACAGCTGAGGGGCTACGCAATGGTGATGCCATCGCCCTGCAGAACGCCGCCAGCATCTCGCTCCCTTATGAGCTGATCAATCCCTACCTCTATAACGACTCCATCGCCCCCCATATTGCCGCTAACCAGAGTGGTCGGACGATCGAGTTGGCACAGCTGGTCGATGCCTATCTGCAGGTTAGTGATCGTGCAGACCGGGTGGTGGTTGAGGGGGCCGGTGGCTGGCTGCTACCAATCGATGATGAGCTGACCCTGGCCGATTTTGTGGTGGCGTTGCAGCTGCCTGTCGTGGTGGTGGTGGGTCTACGGCTGGGGTGTCTCAATCACGCACTGCTGACGATCGAAAGCATTCAACAGCGTGGTTTGACGGTGGCTGGCTGGGTTGCCAACAGTCTAATGCCACAGATGGAGGTTGAGCAGCAGAATATCGATACCCTCGTTCAGCGTATCTCGGCACCGCTGTTGGGAAGGGTGCCGTTTAACCCCGACCATACGTTAGAGTCAGTGGCAGCTTGCCTCGATCTATCTCTTCTGCCGGTATAG
- a CDS encoding outer membrane protein has product MNKKLISTAVVAASMFVGAAQASENGYLAIGGGINVPTDAEVSTLGDQEMDNGYLFSVAIGQEVEDGFRIEGEYAYRAADVDEAGPGVDVSVQAGMLNGIFDMDTGSEVTPYIGAGIGAANMNWDGSVDDNETVFAYQVMLGLNVEMSPESSLRFGYRYFDPAEASINPYEIDSAFHDFEIGLRFNF; this is encoded by the coding sequence ATGAATAAGAAGCTGATTTCCACTGCAGTTGTAGCTGCATCTATGTTTGTTGGTGCTGCACAGGCCTCAGAGAATGGGTATCTCGCTATTGGTGGTGGTATCAATGTACCCACCGATGCCGAAGTGAGCACCTTGGGTGATCAAGAGATGGATAATGGCTATCTCTTCTCTGTCGCAATCGGCCAAGAAGTTGAGGATGGTTTTCGAATCGAGGGAGAGTACGCCTATCGTGCTGCGGATGTCGATGAGGCGGGCCCAGGTGTTGATGTGAGCGTTCAAGCAGGAATGCTCAACGGTATCTTTGATATGGATACAGGCTCGGAGGTGACTCCCTACATCGGTGCTGGTATCGGTGCGGCCAATATGAACTGGGATGGTTCGGTCGACGATAATGAGACCGTCTTTGCCTACCAGGTTATGCTGGGTCTTAACGTAGAAATGAGCCCGGAGTCATCACTGCGTTTCGGCTATCGCTACTTCGATCCCGCTGAGGCAAGCATCAATCCATATGAGATTGATAGTGCATTCCACGATTTTGAGATTGGATTGCGCTTCAACTTCTAA
- a CDS encoding ComF family protein, with protein sequence MVQRIIDTTLPHHCLLCDSRHCQNQPICQHCHAALPVIKHACQQCGIPLKREQARCGRCIKKPPYYSTSTIPYHYEHPIDRLIQALKFDAKIGVAQLLGKQIAKQRLNHGSTPLPQCIIPVPLHRSRLRERGFNQSLEIARAISEHLDITLNYQSCQRNRPTATQTSLPAAQRSANLRNAFSAVSIEEVDHVAIVDDVVTTGHTANELARLLRRGGIKIVEVWAAARAGR encoded by the coding sequence ATTGTACAACGTATCATCGACACCACACTCCCGCACCACTGTCTGTTATGCGATAGCAGACACTGTCAGAATCAGCCTATCTGCCAGCACTGCCATGCTGCGCTACCTGTAATCAAACACGCCTGCCAGCAGTGCGGGATCCCACTAAAACGTGAGCAGGCGCGCTGTGGCAGGTGCATAAAAAAACCTCCCTACTACAGCACAAGCACCATCCCCTACCACTATGAACACCCCATCGACCGACTTATTCAGGCTCTAAAATTTGACGCAAAGATTGGTGTCGCACAGCTACTTGGTAAGCAGATTGCCAAACAGAGACTCAATCACGGCTCGACACCTCTACCACAGTGCATCATTCCCGTTCCGCTGCATCGCAGCAGGCTGCGTGAACGGGGATTCAACCAGTCACTAGAGATTGCACGTGCAATCTCAGAACATCTCGATATCACACTCAATTACCAGAGCTGCCAACGAAACCGTCCAACGGCAACCCAGACATCACTACCCGCTGCGCAACGAAGCGCCAATCTGCGCAATGCATTCTCTGCTGTAAGCATCGAAGAAGTCGACCATGTAGCGATCGTTGATGATGTGGTAACCACTGGCCACACGGCAAACGAGCTGGCACGACTCCTGCGCAGAGGAGGAATTAAAATAGTAGAGGTGTGGGCCGCCGCGCGTGCTGGGCGTTGA
- the bioF gene encoding 8-amino-7-oxononanoate synthase yields the protein MAVKDLSVALQQRREQQLYRQRQVVESPQSPAMVVDGRKVLTFCSNDYLGLADHPDLIAAFKRGADQYGVGSGSAHLVNGHSRAHHELEEALADFTGRPRALLFSTGYMANLGAVTALMGRGDAIFEDRLNHASLLDAGLLSGARFKRYPHGDCAALAKMLGDSGQAERMVVSDGVFSMDGAIAPVTELATTAKLHDASLMIDDAHGFGVLGEHGGGVAEQYGLDMAQLPILMGTLGKAFGTAGAFIAGSEALIETLIQFARSYIYTTAQPPAIAVATLASLQIVVTENWRREKLKGLITRFRQGAQELGLDLMPSETPIQPILLGSAERALAVSESLWQQGILLTAIRPPTVPAEGSRLRVTLSARHSEADVDQLLSVLERSVVSG from the coding sequence CTGGCCGTGAAGGATCTTTCAGTCGCGCTGCAGCAGCGACGAGAGCAGCAGCTTTATCGACAGCGGCAGGTCGTCGAGAGCCCGCAGAGCCCGGCTATGGTGGTCGATGGTCGTAAGGTGCTCACTTTCTGTAGTAACGACTACCTTGGTCTCGCAGACCACCCCGATCTGATTGCCGCATTCAAACGAGGGGCCGATCAATATGGGGTTGGCAGCGGTTCTGCTCATCTGGTCAACGGCCACAGCCGAGCCCATCACGAACTCGAAGAGGCGCTGGCCGATTTTACTGGCCGTCCGCGCGCACTGCTCTTTTCCACCGGATATATGGCCAATCTCGGTGCCGTGACGGCACTGATGGGGAGAGGGGATGCGATCTTTGAAGATCGTCTCAACCACGCCTCTCTACTCGATGCTGGATTGCTCTCCGGTGCTCGCTTTAAACGCTACCCACATGGTGATTGTGCTGCGTTAGCGAAGATGCTGGGGGATAGTGGCCAGGCAGAGCGCATGGTGGTCAGCGATGGTGTTTTCAGTATGGATGGTGCGATCGCCCCGGTAACGGAGTTGGCCACTACGGCTAAGCTCCACGATGCCAGCTTGATGATCGACGATGCACACGGTTTTGGTGTGCTCGGAGAGCATGGCGGTGGTGTGGCTGAGCAGTACGGACTCGATATGGCACAGTTGCCGATCTTGATGGGCACCCTGGGCAAGGCGTTTGGTACGGCGGGTGCTTTTATTGCCGGTAGTGAAGCGCTGATCGAGACGTTGATCCAGTTTGCGCGTAGTTATATCTACACCACTGCGCAGCCACCAGCCATTGCAGTAGCTACACTGGCGAGCCTGCAGATTGTTGTTACGGAAAATTGGAGGCGGGAGAAACTGAAGGGGTTGATTACCCGATTTCGACAGGGTGCCCAGGAGCTAGGGCTCGACCTGATGCCATCGGAGACACCGATACAGCCGATCCTGCTCGGAAGCGCAGAGCGTGCACTCGCAGTAAGTGAATCACTGTGGCAGCAGGGCATACTGCTGACAGCCATCCGTCCCCCCACCGTTCCAGCTGAGGGTTCACGCCTGAGGGTCACGCTCTCGGCGCGTCACAGCGAGGCCGATGTAGACCAGTTACTCTCAGTGCTGGAGAGGAGCGTGGTCAGTGGCTGA
- the recG gene encoding ATP-dependent DNA helicase RecG has translation MKSRQTKSQSIKQQPLERQPVTVLKGVGPKVAERLERLAIEQVQDLFFHLPLRYEDRTRVVPIGSLRPGMQVVIEGEVDLAEVVFRRRRTLLVRMSDGTGAITLRFFHFSAAQKAQLERGALLRCFGEVRPGASRLELIHPEYSRIDSFDAATDAHLTAVYPVTEGVHQLTLRKLIAQALDKLERGEALREWLPDPLLEQLQLPTLAEAILYVHRPPEEAPLDQLVDGEHPSQQRLVFEELLAHHLSLRKLREEAQRQPAPTLQAADQLRRKLLTSLPFELTAAQRRVVGEIDRDIEAEAPMLRLVQGDVGSGKTVVAALAILRAVEAGFQAAIMAPTELLAEQHLQNFSAWLEPLGIEVAWLSGRSKGRVRSEALARIGAGHARVVVGTHALFQDDVLFDHLGLLVIDEQHRFGVHQRFALREKGIKAGRHPHQLIMTATPIPRTLAMSLYADLDVSIIDELPPGRTPVKTVVLSDTRRDEVVARVSEACSNGRQAYWVCTLIEESELLEAQAAEATASEMAEMLPGLRIGLVHGRMKSVEKERVMAAFKAAEIDLLVATTVIEVGVDVPNASLMIIENAERLGLSQLHQLRGRVGRGSAESSCVLLYHGTLGQTAKRRLMVMRESNDGFVISRHDLEIRGPGEVLGTRQTGEMSFRIADLMRDQVLLPEVERASMALLADYPEHVTPLIRRWLGEGSRYGEV, from the coding sequence TTGAAGTCGCGCCAAACAAAATCCCAGTCCATTAAACAGCAGCCACTGGAGCGTCAACCAGTCACGGTGTTGAAGGGTGTTGGCCCCAAGGTGGCTGAGCGGCTTGAGAGGCTGGCTATCGAGCAGGTTCAGGATCTCTTTTTCCATCTGCCGCTGCGTTATGAGGACCGTACCCGCGTGGTGCCGATCGGCTCGTTACGACCTGGGATGCAGGTGGTGATCGAAGGCGAGGTTGATCTGGCCGAGGTGGTGTTCCGTCGCCGCCGTACCCTGCTGGTACGGATGAGTGATGGTACGGGAGCGATCACATTGCGCTTTTTCCACTTCTCGGCGGCGCAGAAGGCGCAGCTCGAACGTGGTGCATTGCTGCGATGCTTCGGTGAGGTGCGTCCTGGTGCGAGTAGGCTGGAGCTGATCCATCCCGAGTACAGTCGGATCGATAGTTTCGATGCCGCTACCGATGCGCATCTCACCGCTGTCTACCCGGTGACCGAAGGGGTACATCAACTCACCCTCAGAAAGTTGATCGCCCAGGCGCTGGATAAGCTTGAGCGTGGTGAGGCGCTACGTGAGTGGTTGCCCGATCCGCTGCTTGAACAGCTGCAACTACCCACCCTGGCGGAGGCGATTCTCTATGTGCACCGCCCACCCGAAGAGGCACCGCTCGATCAGCTGGTCGATGGTGAGCACCCGTCGCAGCAGCGCCTGGTATTCGAAGAGCTGCTCGCCCACCATCTCAGTCTGCGCAAACTACGTGAGGAGGCGCAGCGTCAGCCAGCGCCGACGTTGCAGGCTGCGGATCAGTTGCGAAGAAAGCTGCTCACCTCTCTGCCTTTTGAGCTGACCGCTGCGCAACGACGTGTGGTGGGTGAGATTGATCGTGATATCGAGGCCGAGGCACCGATGCTGCGGCTGGTGCAGGGCGATGTTGGTTCGGGCAAGACGGTGGTCGCAGCGTTGGCGATTCTGCGTGCGGTAGAGGCGGGTTTTCAGGCCGCGATCATGGCACCGACCGAGCTGCTGGCTGAGCAGCATCTACAGAATTTTAGTGCCTGGTTGGAGCCGCTCGGCATTGAGGTGGCGTGGCTCTCGGGGCGTAGCAAAGGGCGGGTGAGAAGCGAGGCGTTGGCGAGAATTGGCGCGGGGCATGCCCGTGTTGTGGTCGGCACCCATGCGCTGTTTCAGGACGATGTCCTCTTCGACCATCTCGGCCTGTTGGTGATCGATGAGCAGCACCGTTTTGGTGTGCATCAGCGCTTTGCGCTACGCGAGAAGGGGATAAAGGCGGGACGTCATCCCCATCAGCTGATCATGACCGCAACGCCTATCCCACGCACCTTGGCGATGTCGCTCTACGCCGATCTCGATGTCTCTATCATCGATGAGCTGCCGCCGGGACGTACCCCGGTGAAGACGGTCGTGCTCTCCGATACGCGCCGCGATGAGGTGGTGGCACGGGTTAGTGAGGCGTGCAGTAATGGCCGTCAGGCCTACTGGGTCTGTACCCTGATTGAGGAGTCGGAGCTGCTGGAGGCGCAGGCGGCGGAGGCGACTGCGAGCGAGATGGCGGAGATGTTACCTGGGTTACGGATCGGTCTGGTACATGGACGTATGAAATCGGTGGAGAAGGAGCGGGTGATGGCCGCCTTCAAGGCCGCCGAGATCGATCTGCTGGTGGCGACTACGGTGATTGAGGTCGGCGTCGATGTGCCCAACGCCAGTCTGATGATTATCGAAAATGCCGAACGTCTCGGTCTCTCCCAACTCCACCAGCTGCGGGGACGTGTCGGGCGAGGCAGTGCCGAGAGCAGTTGTGTGCTGCTCTACCATGGAACGTTGGGACAGACAGCAAAGCGACGCCTGATGGTGATGCGTGAGAGTAACGATGGCTTTGTTATCTCACGCCATGATCTGGAGATTCGTGGACCGGGCGAGGTGCTTGGTACACGCCAAACTGGTGAGATGAGTTTTCGTATCGCCGATCTGATGCGTGACCAGGTGTTGCTTCCTGAGGTTGAGCGTGCCTCCATGGCGCTGCTGGCCGACTACCCGGAACATGTGACGCCACTGATACGGCGCTGGCTGGGCGAAGGGTCGCGCTATGGTGAGGTGTAG